One Streptomyces sp. NBC_00102 DNA segment encodes these proteins:
- a CDS encoding LysR family transcriptional regulator, which translates to MDLEAVRTFVAVAETGRFRNAADDLSITQQAVSKRIAALERALGVRLFTRAPRGTELTIDGQAFLPHARELLRVAERAGASVRPGRRPLRVDVLTSRSAQSALMRGFHRAHPEIDLDVMMLFDIETAVTALRTGAIDASFRAVAAPGRPLPEDIESVRVLDEPLQLLTGPAHALAGARSVTVAQLAGHRIWMPGIAPGTEWGAYYDDLVAEFGLTIEVTGPNFGSDALLDTIADTPALATFMGEHSRLIWPDGHGLRRIPVTGPTPVYPHSLLWHRDNPHPALATLRGHLAATSPGHDAAGTWVPGWVLPR; encoded by the coding sequence GTGGATCTCGAAGCAGTACGCACCTTCGTCGCCGTCGCGGAGACGGGCAGGTTCCGGAACGCCGCGGACGACCTGTCGATCACCCAGCAGGCCGTCTCCAAGCGCATCGCCGCGCTGGAGCGTGCCCTCGGTGTGCGGCTGTTCACCCGCGCACCGCGCGGCACGGAACTCACCATCGACGGGCAGGCGTTCCTGCCCCACGCGCGTGAGCTGCTCCGCGTCGCCGAGCGGGCGGGCGCGTCCGTGCGCCCCGGCCGCCGTCCGCTCCGCGTCGACGTGCTCACCTCGCGCAGCGCGCAGTCGGCCCTGATGCGCGGCTTCCACCGCGCACACCCCGAGATCGACCTCGACGTGATGATGCTGTTCGATATCGAGACCGCCGTCACCGCCCTCCGCACCGGCGCGATCGACGCGTCCTTCCGCGCGGTCGCCGCGCCCGGCCGGCCGCTTCCTGAGGACATCGAGTCCGTCCGGGTGCTCGACGAGCCCCTCCAGCTCCTCACCGGCCCCGCCCACGCGCTGGCGGGCGCCCGGTCGGTGACCGTCGCCCAGCTCGCCGGGCACCGGATCTGGATGCCCGGCATCGCCCCCGGTACCGAATGGGGCGCCTACTACGACGACCTCGTCGCCGAGTTCGGGCTCACCATCGAGGTGACCGGCCCCAACTTCGGCTCCGACGCCCTCCTCGACACGATCGCCGACACCCCGGCCCTGGCCACCTTCATGGGCGAGCACAGCCGCCTCATCTGGCCCGACGGGCACGGTCTGCGCCGCATTCCGGTGACCGGCCCGACGCCCGTCTACCCGCACTCGCTCCTCTGGCACCGCGACAACCCCCACCCGGCGCTGGCCACCCTCCGCGGCCACCTCGCCGCCACGAGCCCCGGCCACGACGCCGCCGGGACCTGGGTACCGGGCTGGGTGCTCCCGCGCTGA